The Populus nigra chromosome 14, ddPopNigr1.1, whole genome shotgun sequence genome has a segment encoding these proteins:
- the LOC133672938 gene encoding STS14 protein-like has protein sequence MAYYSFLLVLVLALCHSSAHGAAPASSHNPTQVTTTPIPLPNVANEFLQSHNQARAAVGVGPLKWSEMLANATSRIVRYQRNKMGCQFANLSDSKYGGNQLWSSGMAVTPRMAVDNWVQEKNYYNHTGNSCAPNHSCGVYTQVVWRKSLELGCAQATCVKEQASLTICYYDPPGNIIGETPY, from the coding sequence ATGGCTTACTACTCCTTCCTTCTTGTTCTGGTTCTAGCTTTATGCCACAGCTCAGCCCATGGTGCGGCTCCTGCATCAAGCCACAACCCCACCCAAGTCACAACAACCCCAATACCATTACCAAATGTAGCTAATGAGTTCCTACAATCTCACAACCAAGCAAGAGCAGCAGTCGGTGTTGGCCCTCTCAAGTGGAGCGAAATGCTAGCCAATGCCACAAGCAGAATAGTCAGATACCAAAGGAACAAAATGGGTTGCCAATTTGCAAACTTGAGCGACAGTAAGTATGGTGGAAATCAGTTATGGTCTAGTGGCATGGCTGTGACTCCACGTATGGCTGTTGATAATTGGGTGCAAGAGAAGAATTACTATAACCACACTGGCAATTCCTGTGCGCCAAATCATAGTTGTGGTGTTTACACACAGGTGGTGTGGAGGAAATCTCTGGAGTTGGGGTGTGCACAAGCAACATGTGTGAAGGAGCAAGCTAGCTTAACTATATGTTATTATGACCCACCTGGGAATATTATAGGGGAAACCCCATATTAG
- the LOC133672368 gene encoding uncharacterized protein LOC133672368 isoform X2 — MASAVGFMSKMEIWGIITAAQYCSLQVKTMRLQFLPDKKRVEEDGLDSSFEASGRIKLNMGQLKNSAKSKKKQSPKTEVQNSLKQEILQLEKRLQDQFQVRRALESAMGYKTSSHDSTTELSMPKPATELIKEIAVLELEVVHLEQYLLSLYRKAFDQQTYLVSPSKQDPSLKTPVTTPRRRLFDVSRPETSKKETSATQTACQSRDNKWKETNVIGGEEKLLDSGVHRCHSSLSQRSAFSNRTSPPEEFLGRAVRACHSQPLSMMEYAQSASNIISLAEHLGTSIYDHVPETPNKLSEDMIKCMSAIYCKLSDPPLTHNGLSSPNSSLSSMSAFSPREQCDMWSPGFRNNSSFDVRLDNPFLVEGLKEFSGPYSTMIEVPWIYRDSQKLGDVENLLQNFRSLICRLEEVDPRKLKHEERLAFWINIHNALVMHAFLAYGIPQNNVKRLFLLLRAAYNVGGHTFSADTIQSSILGCRMSRPGQWIRFLLSSKFKFKTVEERQAYAINHPEPLLHFALCSGSHSDPAVRVYTPKRVIHELEAAKEEYIRATFGVRKGQKVLLPKIMESYAKDSGLCPAGLLEMIQQTLPESVRKCLKKCQLGKPRKTIEWIPHNFTFRYLISKELVK; from the exons ATGGCTTCTGCGGTGGGCTTCATGAGTAAAATGGAAATTTGGGGCATCATCACAGCTGCTCAATATTGTTCTTTACAAGTAAAAACAATGAGACTACAATT CTTGCCAGATAAGAAAAGAGTTGAGGAAGATGGCTTAGATAGTTCCTTTGAAGCATCAGGCCGCATAAAGCTA AATATGGGGCAATTGAAAAACTCTGCCAAATCCAAGAAGAAACAATCTCCTAAGACTGAAGTGCAAAATTCTTTAAAGCAAGAG ATTCTACAGCTTGAGAAAAGATTACAAGATCAATTTCAGGTCCGTCGTGCTCTGGAAAGTGCTATGGGTTACAAAACTTCTTCCCATGATAGTACGACTGAGCTGTCAATGCCTAAG CCAGCCAcagaattaattaaagaaattgcgGTACTGGAGTTGGAAGTTGTACATCTGGAACAATATCTTCTCTCCTTGTACCGGAAGGCATTTGATCAGCAAACATACTTGGTTTCTCCATCTAAACAGGATCCAAGTCTAAAAACCCCTGTCACAACCCCAAGACGAAGGTTGTTTGATGTTTCCAGGCCTGAGACATCAAAGAAGGAAACTTCAGCAACTCAAACTGCTTGTCAGTCACGTGACAATAAATGGAAGGAAACCAATGTTattggaggagaagagaaactATTAGATTCTGGAGTTCATCGCTGTCACTCTTCATTGTCACAACGCTCTGCATTTTCAAATAGAACCTCTCCTCCAGAAGAATTTCTTGGTAGGGCTGTACGTGCTTGCCATTCCCAGCCATTGTCCATGATGGAG TATGCGCAGAGTGCTTCAAACATTATCAGTTTGGCTGAGCATCTTGGTACTAGTATTTATGACCATGTTCCAGAGACACCTAACAAGCTTTCAGAGGATATGATAAAGTGCATGTCAGCTATATATTGCAAACTTTCAGATCCACCTTTGACGCATAATGGCCTTTCATCTCCCAATTCATCTTTATCATCAATGAGTGCATTTTCCCCGCGAGAACAATGTGATATGTGGAGTCCAGGATTTAGGAATAACTCATCCTTTGATGTGCGATTGGATAACCCTTTCCTTGTTGAAGGCCTGAAAGAGTTCAGTGGACCATACAGTACAATGATTGAAGTGCCATGGATTTATAGAGATAGTCAAAAGTTAGGAGATGTTGAAAACTTGCTACAAAATTTCAG ATCACTTATATGTCGATTGGAAGAAGTCGATCCTAGGAAGCTCAAACATGAGGAAAGACTAGCTTTCTGGATCAATATACACAATGCACTAGTGATGCAT GCATTTCTGGCATATGGGATTCCACAAAACAATGTTAAGAGGCTCTTTCTACTTTTGAGG GCTGCATATAATGTTGGGGGTCATACATTTAGTGCAGACACGATACAGAGTTCTATCCTTGGATGCCGGATGTCTCGTCCTGGACAG TGGATTCGATTTTTACTTTCATCGAAGTTCAAATTCAAGACTGTAGAAGAACGGCAAGCATATGCAATTAACCATCCAGAACCTCTTTTGCACTTTGCACTCTGTTCTGGAAGCCATTCTGATCCCGCG GTTCGTGTCTACACTCCAAAAAGAGTAATTCACGAGCTTGAAGCTGCGAAGGAAGAGTATATCCGAGCTACCTTTGGTGTCCGCAAGGGCCAGAAAGTCCTACTTCCGAAGATCATGGAATCCTATGCAAAGGATTCAGGTTTATGTCCAGCGGGTCTTCTTGAAATGATCCAACAAACTTTGCCTGAATCTGTAAGGAAGTGTCTTAAGAAATGTCAGCTAGGAAAGCCTCGTAAGACTATTGAATGGATTCCGCATAATTTTACTTTTCGATACCTGATATCTAAAGAGCTTGTAAAGTGA
- the LOC133672368 gene encoding uncharacterized protein LOC133672368 isoform X3 — protein sequence MYGLRVTTRHKRSKSLPDKKRVEEDGLDSSFEASGRIKLNMGQLKNSAKSKKKQSPKTEVQNSLKQEILQLEKRLQDQFQVRRALESAMGYKTSSHDSTTELSMPKPATELIKEIAVLELEVVHLEQYLLSLYRKAFDQQTYLVSPSKQDPSLKTPVTTPRRRLFDVSRPETSKKETSATQTACQSRDNKWKETNVIGGEEKLLDSGVHRCHSSLSQRSAFSNRTSPPEEFLGRAVRACHSQPLSMMEYAQSASNIISLAEHLGTSIYDHVPETPNKLSEDMIKCMSAIYCKLSDPPLTHNGLSSPNSSLSSMSAFSPREQCDMWSPGFRNNSSFDVRLDNPFLVEGLKEFSGPYSTMIEVPWIYRDSQKLGDVENLLQNFRFCCRSLICRLEEVDPRKLKHEERLAFWINIHNALVMHAFLAYGIPQNNVKRLFLLLRAAYNVGGHTFSADTIQSSILGCRMSRPGQWIRFLLSSKFKFKTVEERQAYAINHPEPLLHFALCSGSHSDPAVRVYTPKRVIHELEAAKEEYIRATFGVRKGQKVLLPKIMESYAKDSGLCPAGLLEMIQQTLPESVRKCLKKCQLGKPRKTIEWIPHNFTFRYLISKELVK from the exons ATGTATGGACTGAGAGTGACTACTAGACACAAGCGTTCAAAGAG CTTGCCAGATAAGAAAAGAGTTGAGGAAGATGGCTTAGATAGTTCCTTTGAAGCATCAGGCCGCATAAAGCTA AATATGGGGCAATTGAAAAACTCTGCCAAATCCAAGAAGAAACAATCTCCTAAGACTGAAGTGCAAAATTCTTTAAAGCAAGAG ATTCTACAGCTTGAGAAAAGATTACAAGATCAATTTCAGGTCCGTCGTGCTCTGGAAAGTGCTATGGGTTACAAAACTTCTTCCCATGATAGTACGACTGAGCTGTCAATGCCTAAG CCAGCCAcagaattaattaaagaaattgcgGTACTGGAGTTGGAAGTTGTACATCTGGAACAATATCTTCTCTCCTTGTACCGGAAGGCATTTGATCAGCAAACATACTTGGTTTCTCCATCTAAACAGGATCCAAGTCTAAAAACCCCTGTCACAACCCCAAGACGAAGGTTGTTTGATGTTTCCAGGCCTGAGACATCAAAGAAGGAAACTTCAGCAACTCAAACTGCTTGTCAGTCACGTGACAATAAATGGAAGGAAACCAATGTTattggaggagaagagaaactATTAGATTCTGGAGTTCATCGCTGTCACTCTTCATTGTCACAACGCTCTGCATTTTCAAATAGAACCTCTCCTCCAGAAGAATTTCTTGGTAGGGCTGTACGTGCTTGCCATTCCCAGCCATTGTCCATGATGGAG TATGCGCAGAGTGCTTCAAACATTATCAGTTTGGCTGAGCATCTTGGTACTAGTATTTATGACCATGTTCCAGAGACACCTAACAAGCTTTCAGAGGATATGATAAAGTGCATGTCAGCTATATATTGCAAACTTTCAGATCCACCTTTGACGCATAATGGCCTTTCATCTCCCAATTCATCTTTATCATCAATGAGTGCATTTTCCCCGCGAGAACAATGTGATATGTGGAGTCCAGGATTTAGGAATAACTCATCCTTTGATGTGCGATTGGATAACCCTTTCCTTGTTGAAGGCCTGAAAGAGTTCAGTGGACCATACAGTACAATGATTGAAGTGCCATGGATTTATAGAGATAGTCAAAAGTTAGGAGATGTTGAAAACTTGCTACAAAATTTCAG GTTCTGCTGCAGATCACTTATATGTCGATTGGAAGAAGTCGATCCTAGGAAGCTCAAACATGAGGAAAGACTAGCTTTCTGGATCAATATACACAATGCACTAGTGATGCAT GCATTTCTGGCATATGGGATTCCACAAAACAATGTTAAGAGGCTCTTTCTACTTTTGAGG GCTGCATATAATGTTGGGGGTCATACATTTAGTGCAGACACGATACAGAGTTCTATCCTTGGATGCCGGATGTCTCGTCCTGGACAG TGGATTCGATTTTTACTTTCATCGAAGTTCAAATTCAAGACTGTAGAAGAACGGCAAGCATATGCAATTAACCATCCAGAACCTCTTTTGCACTTTGCACTCTGTTCTGGAAGCCATTCTGATCCCGCG GTTCGTGTCTACACTCCAAAAAGAGTAATTCACGAGCTTGAAGCTGCGAAGGAAGAGTATATCCGAGCTACCTTTGGTGTCCGCAAGGGCCAGAAAGTCCTACTTCCGAAGATCATGGAATCCTATGCAAAGGATTCAGGTTTATGTCCAGCGGGTCTTCTTGAAATGATCCAACAAACTTTGCCTGAATCTGTAAGGAAGTGTCTTAAGAAATGTCAGCTAGGAAAGCCTCGTAAGACTATTGAATGGATTCCGCATAATTTTACTTTTCGATACCTGATATCTAAAGAGCTTGTAAAGTGA
- the LOC133672368 gene encoding uncharacterized protein LOC133672368 isoform X4, which produces MGQLKNSAKSKKKQSPKTEVQNSLKQEILQLEKRLQDQFQVRRALESAMGYKTSSHDSTTELSMPKPATELIKEIAVLELEVVHLEQYLLSLYRKAFDQQTYLVSPSKQDPSLKTPVTTPRRRLFDVSRPETSKKETSATQTACQSRDNKWKETNVIGGEEKLLDSGVHRCHSSLSQRSAFSNRTSPPEEFLGRAVRACHSQPLSMMEYAQSASNIISLAEHLGTSIYDHVPETPNKLSEDMIKCMSAIYCKLSDPPLTHNGLSSPNSSLSSMSAFSPREQCDMWSPGFRNNSSFDVRLDNPFLVEGLKEFSGPYSTMIEVPWIYRDSQKLGDVENLLQNFRFCCRSLICRLEEVDPRKLKHEERLAFWINIHNALVMHAFLAYGIPQNNVKRLFLLLRAAYNVGGHTFSADTIQSSILGCRMSRPGQWIRFLLSSKFKFKTVEERQAYAINHPEPLLHFALCSGSHSDPAVRVYTPKRVIHELEAAKEEYIRATFGVRKGQKVLLPKIMESYAKDSGLCPAGLLEMIQQTLPESVRKCLKKCQLGKPRKTIEWIPHNFTFRYLISKELVK; this is translated from the exons ATGGGGCAATTGAAAAACTCTGCCAAATCCAAGAAGAAACAATCTCCTAAGACTGAAGTGCAAAATTCTTTAAAGCAAGAG ATTCTACAGCTTGAGAAAAGATTACAAGATCAATTTCAGGTCCGTCGTGCTCTGGAAAGTGCTATGGGTTACAAAACTTCTTCCCATGATAGTACGACTGAGCTGTCAATGCCTAAG CCAGCCAcagaattaattaaagaaattgcgGTACTGGAGTTGGAAGTTGTACATCTGGAACAATATCTTCTCTCCTTGTACCGGAAGGCATTTGATCAGCAAACATACTTGGTTTCTCCATCTAAACAGGATCCAAGTCTAAAAACCCCTGTCACAACCCCAAGACGAAGGTTGTTTGATGTTTCCAGGCCTGAGACATCAAAGAAGGAAACTTCAGCAACTCAAACTGCTTGTCAGTCACGTGACAATAAATGGAAGGAAACCAATGTTattggaggagaagagaaactATTAGATTCTGGAGTTCATCGCTGTCACTCTTCATTGTCACAACGCTCTGCATTTTCAAATAGAACCTCTCCTCCAGAAGAATTTCTTGGTAGGGCTGTACGTGCTTGCCATTCCCAGCCATTGTCCATGATGGAG TATGCGCAGAGTGCTTCAAACATTATCAGTTTGGCTGAGCATCTTGGTACTAGTATTTATGACCATGTTCCAGAGACACCTAACAAGCTTTCAGAGGATATGATAAAGTGCATGTCAGCTATATATTGCAAACTTTCAGATCCACCTTTGACGCATAATGGCCTTTCATCTCCCAATTCATCTTTATCATCAATGAGTGCATTTTCCCCGCGAGAACAATGTGATATGTGGAGTCCAGGATTTAGGAATAACTCATCCTTTGATGTGCGATTGGATAACCCTTTCCTTGTTGAAGGCCTGAAAGAGTTCAGTGGACCATACAGTACAATGATTGAAGTGCCATGGATTTATAGAGATAGTCAAAAGTTAGGAGATGTTGAAAACTTGCTACAAAATTTCAG GTTCTGCTGCAGATCACTTATATGTCGATTGGAAGAAGTCGATCCTAGGAAGCTCAAACATGAGGAAAGACTAGCTTTCTGGATCAATATACACAATGCACTAGTGATGCAT GCATTTCTGGCATATGGGATTCCACAAAACAATGTTAAGAGGCTCTTTCTACTTTTGAGG GCTGCATATAATGTTGGGGGTCATACATTTAGTGCAGACACGATACAGAGTTCTATCCTTGGATGCCGGATGTCTCGTCCTGGACAG TGGATTCGATTTTTACTTTCATCGAAGTTCAAATTCAAGACTGTAGAAGAACGGCAAGCATATGCAATTAACCATCCAGAACCTCTTTTGCACTTTGCACTCTGTTCTGGAAGCCATTCTGATCCCGCG GTTCGTGTCTACACTCCAAAAAGAGTAATTCACGAGCTTGAAGCTGCGAAGGAAGAGTATATCCGAGCTACCTTTGGTGTCCGCAAGGGCCAGAAAGTCCTACTTCCGAAGATCATGGAATCCTATGCAAAGGATTCAGGTTTATGTCCAGCGGGTCTTCTTGAAATGATCCAACAAACTTTGCCTGAATCTGTAAGGAAGTGTCTTAAGAAATGTCAGCTAGGAAAGCCTCGTAAGACTATTGAATGGATTCCGCATAATTTTACTTTTCGATACCTGATATCTAAAGAGCTTGTAAAGTGA
- the LOC133672368 gene encoding uncharacterized protein LOC133672368 isoform X1, whose translation MASAVGFMSKMEIWGIITAAQYCSLQVKTMRLQFLPDKKRVEEDGLDSSFEASGRIKLNMGQLKNSAKSKKKQSPKTEVQNSLKQEILQLEKRLQDQFQVRRALESAMGYKTSSHDSTTELSMPKPATELIKEIAVLELEVVHLEQYLLSLYRKAFDQQTYLVSPSKQDPSLKTPVTTPRRRLFDVSRPETSKKETSATQTACQSRDNKWKETNVIGGEEKLLDSGVHRCHSSLSQRSAFSNRTSPPEEFLGRAVRACHSQPLSMMEYAQSASNIISLAEHLGTSIYDHVPETPNKLSEDMIKCMSAIYCKLSDPPLTHNGLSSPNSSLSSMSAFSPREQCDMWSPGFRNNSSFDVRLDNPFLVEGLKEFSGPYSTMIEVPWIYRDSQKLGDVENLLQNFRFCCRSLICRLEEVDPRKLKHEERLAFWINIHNALVMHAFLAYGIPQNNVKRLFLLLRAAYNVGGHTFSADTIQSSILGCRMSRPGQWIRFLLSSKFKFKTVEERQAYAINHPEPLLHFALCSGSHSDPAVRVYTPKRVIHELEAAKEEYIRATFGVRKGQKVLLPKIMESYAKDSGLCPAGLLEMIQQTLPESVRKCLKKCQLGKPRKTIEWIPHNFTFRYLISKELVK comes from the exons ATGGCTTCTGCGGTGGGCTTCATGAGTAAAATGGAAATTTGGGGCATCATCACAGCTGCTCAATATTGTTCTTTACAAGTAAAAACAATGAGACTACAATT CTTGCCAGATAAGAAAAGAGTTGAGGAAGATGGCTTAGATAGTTCCTTTGAAGCATCAGGCCGCATAAAGCTA AATATGGGGCAATTGAAAAACTCTGCCAAATCCAAGAAGAAACAATCTCCTAAGACTGAAGTGCAAAATTCTTTAAAGCAAGAG ATTCTACAGCTTGAGAAAAGATTACAAGATCAATTTCAGGTCCGTCGTGCTCTGGAAAGTGCTATGGGTTACAAAACTTCTTCCCATGATAGTACGACTGAGCTGTCAATGCCTAAG CCAGCCAcagaattaattaaagaaattgcgGTACTGGAGTTGGAAGTTGTACATCTGGAACAATATCTTCTCTCCTTGTACCGGAAGGCATTTGATCAGCAAACATACTTGGTTTCTCCATCTAAACAGGATCCAAGTCTAAAAACCCCTGTCACAACCCCAAGACGAAGGTTGTTTGATGTTTCCAGGCCTGAGACATCAAAGAAGGAAACTTCAGCAACTCAAACTGCTTGTCAGTCACGTGACAATAAATGGAAGGAAACCAATGTTattggaggagaagagaaactATTAGATTCTGGAGTTCATCGCTGTCACTCTTCATTGTCACAACGCTCTGCATTTTCAAATAGAACCTCTCCTCCAGAAGAATTTCTTGGTAGGGCTGTACGTGCTTGCCATTCCCAGCCATTGTCCATGATGGAG TATGCGCAGAGTGCTTCAAACATTATCAGTTTGGCTGAGCATCTTGGTACTAGTATTTATGACCATGTTCCAGAGACACCTAACAAGCTTTCAGAGGATATGATAAAGTGCATGTCAGCTATATATTGCAAACTTTCAGATCCACCTTTGACGCATAATGGCCTTTCATCTCCCAATTCATCTTTATCATCAATGAGTGCATTTTCCCCGCGAGAACAATGTGATATGTGGAGTCCAGGATTTAGGAATAACTCATCCTTTGATGTGCGATTGGATAACCCTTTCCTTGTTGAAGGCCTGAAAGAGTTCAGTGGACCATACAGTACAATGATTGAAGTGCCATGGATTTATAGAGATAGTCAAAAGTTAGGAGATGTTGAAAACTTGCTACAAAATTTCAG GTTCTGCTGCAGATCACTTATATGTCGATTGGAAGAAGTCGATCCTAGGAAGCTCAAACATGAGGAAAGACTAGCTTTCTGGATCAATATACACAATGCACTAGTGATGCAT GCATTTCTGGCATATGGGATTCCACAAAACAATGTTAAGAGGCTCTTTCTACTTTTGAGG GCTGCATATAATGTTGGGGGTCATACATTTAGTGCAGACACGATACAGAGTTCTATCCTTGGATGCCGGATGTCTCGTCCTGGACAG TGGATTCGATTTTTACTTTCATCGAAGTTCAAATTCAAGACTGTAGAAGAACGGCAAGCATATGCAATTAACCATCCAGAACCTCTTTTGCACTTTGCACTCTGTTCTGGAAGCCATTCTGATCCCGCG GTTCGTGTCTACACTCCAAAAAGAGTAATTCACGAGCTTGAAGCTGCGAAGGAAGAGTATATCCGAGCTACCTTTGGTGTCCGCAAGGGCCAGAAAGTCCTACTTCCGAAGATCATGGAATCCTATGCAAAGGATTCAGGTTTATGTCCAGCGGGTCTTCTTGAAATGATCCAACAAACTTTGCCTGAATCTGTAAGGAAGTGTCTTAAGAAATGTCAGCTAGGAAAGCCTCGTAAGACTATTGAATGGATTCCGCATAATTTTACTTTTCGATACCTGATATCTAAAGAGCTTGTAAAGTGA